From the Deltaproteobacteria bacterium HGW-Deltaproteobacteria-18 genome, the window TATCCATCCATGAGCGCCTCGGCCATCATCGTCCGCAACACCGCCATGCGTGTGCTGCCCTCGAATCGTCCATTCTTTCTGGATCCGAAAAGAGCCGGCGAAGGTTTTCCGTTCGACTATTTTCAAAATACCGCCGTATGGATGGGCACGCCTGTTTTTATCAGCCATGCGTCCCTGGACCGAGCCTGGTATTACGTCGAGACGGCCTTCGCCAATGGATGGGTGCGCAGTGAGGACGTTGCGCTGGCGGACGGGAATTTTTGCGCGCAATATGAATCAAAGGCCATGGTGGCCCTGCGCAAGGACGAGACTTCGCTGCTCGGACAGGGCATGTTTCTGGGGCAGACCCATATCGGAGCCATCTTTCCCCTGCATTCCCGCAGCGGACAGGGCTTCATGGTCAAGGTTCCTGTCAGGGACGCATCGGGATGGGCAAAAGTGGCTCTGGCCGAGCTTGGCTATCTGCAGGCGTCGCGCATGCCTCTTCCGCTGACTTCACGCTCCGTGGCGGAACTGGCCGACGCCATGGCCGGGCAGTTGTACGGGTGGGGCGGGATGTTCGAAAATCGGGACTGTTCCTCCACCATGCGCGATCTGTTTCTGCCTTTTGGCATATGGCTGCCGCGCAATTCGTCGCAACAGGCAAAACATGGAGGAGAGCTGGTCGCCCTCGAAGGGTTGGATGTAAACTCCAAGCTTCATGTCATCCGCACTCAGGGAGTGCCGTTTGCCTCCCTTGTCTGGCTGCCGGGTCATATTGGTCTCTATCTTGGAACGGACGGAAGGGGCGAAGTACTGATGCTGCACAACCTGTGGGGAGTGCGCACGGCTTTGCCGGATGGCGGGGAAGGACGGGCCGTCGTCGGCCGTCTCGTCGTCTCGACCCTGCGCCCGGGGGAGGAACGGGACGATGTGCGCCGGAACGATTTTCTGGAAAAGGTGCGAGGATTGACCCTGATCGACACAAAGCTTCCCGTGAACGATAAATAGATCGGGGCATGTTTTTGGCGATTATCCTGATTTGCATCAGTCGGCGCCAAGGGCAGGATTCAGGCGGACGGATGCGGGTGAGTTATGCGAAATTGATACAAGCGTCGAAATGGAGGAGGCCTGTATGACGACTGGTCCAGGAGATGATTGTGAAAAAGAGCGCATTATCGGGGTGAGTTTTCCTAGACCCCCGTCTGCAGGTAGTGGCAAACAATCATATTGAATAACCATCAGCGGGGTCCGGTTTCGGGTTTCGCGCCTTATCAGCGGGAGATGGCCATGACGGCAACAAAATCAGTGTTCAGTGTCTGCGGCATGTGCACCGTGCGCTGCCCAATCCAGGTGGATGTGCAGGACGGCAAGGCTGTTCGCATCCAGGGAAATGAATTTTCTCCGCTCAAGAAGGGCCTTTGCGCCCGCGGAGCGGCCGGTATCGCCCTGGAGCAGGATCCGGAAAAGCCTCAGACCCCGCTCATCCGGGTCGGTGAACGCGGCGAAGGCAAATGGCGGGCTGTGTCCTGGGATGAAGCCCTGGACTACGTGGCCGACAGGCTCAAGGGAATCATGGCCGAGCACGGGCCCCGTTCGGTGCTGTGGAGCGACCGCGGCGGTCCCTTTCCGGATCTGCATCAGGCGTTCATGCGCGGCATCGGGTCACCCAACTACTGCAATCATGACGCATCCTGCGCCCGCAACGTGCAGCACGGAGCGCAGTCCGTCATCGGCGTGGGCCGCAAGATGGTGGCTTACGACCTGCGCAACGCCAAGCACATCATCCTCCAGACCCGCAACATCATGGAAGCCATTAACGTGGCCGAAGTCAACGCTGCCCTGGACGGCATCGCCGGGGGCGCAAAGCTGACCGTTATCGACATCCGCGGCAACGTGAGTGCGAGCAAGGCCGACAACTTTTTTCTCATCCGCCCCGGCACGGACTACGGCTTCAACCTTGGCGTCATTCACGCGCTCATTTACGAAGGGCTCTACAACAAGGAATACGTCGAGCAATTCGTGGACGGGTTTGAGCAGCTCAAGGAGTTCGTTAAGCCCTACACGCCCGAGTGGGCCGCCGCAGAGACCGGAGCTTCGGCCGAGGCCATTGTCGACCTGGCCCGCCAGCTGTCCGCTGCGGCGCCAAGCGTGGTCTGGCATCCCGGCTGGATGGTCGCCCGTTACAACGATTCCTTTCAGGTCTGCCGCACGGCCTACATCATCAACGCACTGCTCGGCTCCATCGGCGCCAAGGGCGGCCTGCCCTTCGTCAACGCGGCCAAGGAAGTGGGGCGCAAGGGCCTCAAGAAGCTGGTCGATCTTTTCCCCAAGCCCGAGGAGAAGCGGGCCGACGGCGTGGGTTGGAAATACCCGCAGTTCGACGGAGGCCCGGGCCTTGTCAATCTTGCCTACGACGCCATAGTCACGGGCGAGCCGTATCCCGTCAAAGCCTATCTCTGCTTTCGCCACGATCCGCTCATGGCCATGCCCGATCCCGAGGCCTTGAAGAAAAAATGGGCCGGACTCGACCTTCTGGTCAGCATCACTTTTTCTTGGTCGGACACGGCCTGGAATTCGGATGTGGTCCTGCCCTTGTCCACCTATCTGGCGCGCGAGAGCATCATCGCCGGCAAGGCCGGTCTCAAGCCCCAGTTCTTTGTCCGTCACCGGGCACAGGAGCCAACCTTTGATTCCAGAGCCGACTGGGAAATCATCTGCGGCCTGGCCAAGAGGCTGGGCCTTGATCCACTGGCCTTTGATACCATCGAGGATCTCTGGAACTACCAGCTTCAGGACACCGGCGTGAGCATCGAGGATTTTCAGGCCAAGGGTTTCGTGGAATTGGCCGACAAGCCCCTCTACCGCCCCATGTCCGAGATCACGCTGCCCACGCCTTCGGGCAAGATCGAGATGTCGAGCGGCAAATGGGCCAAGGTCGGACATGACACCCTGCCTCCCTACGCTTCTCCTGCTCATCCGCCGCAGGGGATGTTCCGCATCGCTTTTGGCCGGGTCGGCGTGCACACCCAGGGGCACACGGTCAACAATCCTCTTCTGGCCGAACAGATGCCCGAAAACGTGGCCTGGATTCACACCAGCCGTGCCGCCGAAATGGGCATTGCCGACGGCGACATGGTCGAGGTTTTCTCGGTCAGGGGCGAAAGCGGCAGAATCCGCGCATTTGTGACGGATTGCGTGCATCCGGAGGCCCTGTTCATGGTTCACGGGTTCGGGCACAAGCTGCCGGTGGAATCGAGAGCCATAGGCAAGGGCGCGGCCGACCAGGAACTCATGCCCGGCGGTCTGGAATGCTGGGACAAGGGTGGTGGATGTCTCTCCATGCAGGAACACTTTGTCGGCGTGCGCAAAATCTAGGGGGCAGCGATGAGCAATTACAGAATGAAACTGGACAAGAAGCGTTGCATTCACTGCAAGGCCTGTGAAGTGCACTGCAAAGTAAAGAATAATAATCCTGTTGGAATCAAATACGCTGTGCACACCTCTGGCAAGCCGGAGCTTAAAGATGGCAAGATCGTGATGAAGGCCTCTTTTCGCAGCTGTTATCACTGTGACGATCCCGCCTGCGTTGCTGCGTGCCCCACGGAGGCCATGGTGCGCCGCGAGTCCGATGGTTTGGTCTACGTGATCAAGGAATTGTGCATCGGATGCGAATCCTGCATTGCGGCATGTCCCTGGAACATCCCTGTTTTGCACGAGGAAGAGAATATTGTCGGAAAATGTGATTATTGCATGGACCGTCTTGATGCCGGTATGGAGCCGGCCTGCGTGACAGCTTGCACAACGCATGCGCTGTGCCTGGAACGCAAGAAGTAATCTGTATTTTTATTTGTCATCCTGACGCCCCTGGACTGAGTGCAGTGCAGGGGCGTTTTTTTTGAAAAATATTTTGAGTGTCAAATTTTTAAAGCGCTACAAAAAAATATTTCATCAATACGACTTAAATCAGCACGAAATGTTGAAGTCCTCGGATTGCTGGGTTATGCAGGACTACTTGCTGGTAAAGCTTGTTTTCAAATCAACAAGTTGGAGTGTTATATGAAGCTCAGATCGAAATTCGTCCTTCCGCTTTTTGTTTCGGTGGTTGTCCTGGGTATTGCAGGCGGACTACTCATCCGTTCCCAGTTGACTGATTTTCAGGGGCAATTGTTGCGCTCCATCGCCGAGGAAAAATCGCGTGAGGTGGACACCGCCATCACGACACTGGCGAATCAGGGGCTTGAGAAGGCAGCGCTTTTTTCCAGGCGGACGGATGTGGTGCAGGCCTTTGAGTTGGCCCATCTAGGCAATATTGATAATGAAGCGGACCCCCTGCTGCAGCAGGCCCGGGATGAGTTGCGGCGGTTGCTTGAAGACGACCTGGCCGGATTCAAGAGCGTCTCGGGCAAGGCCATGCAATTGCATTTTCATTTGCCCAAGGCGCGCAGCCTCGTGCGCCTGTGGAGGGAAAAGCAGACCAAGCGCGGCGGGGAGTGGGTCGACATCTCCGATGATCTGACCGCTTTCAGGGAGACGGTCGTGCAGGTCAACACCAACGGCAAGCCTATCAAGGGTATCGAAGTCGGCAGCGGCGGGTTCGCCATCCGCGGCATCGCTCCGGTAGTGGATGCAAGCGGAAAGCAGCTGGGATCGGTCGAGACTCTTGAATCCTTCGAATCGGTCATCGCGGGGGCTGCTTCCGGGGCAGGACAAAGCATGGTCGTGTATATGAACGCTGCGAATCTGTCCGTGGCCACGGCCCTGCAAAATCCGGAAAAGAATCCTCTGGTCGGCGACAAATTCGTTCTGGTCACACCCACCGAGGACGGCCGGGTCGAGGGCCTCGTGACCCCGGAATTTTTGCTGCAAGGGCAGCAGGGCACCGTTTACGAAAGATTCGGGGATATGGCGCTGGCCGCTTTTCCGGTCAGGGATTACGCGGGCGGACAGGTCGGCGTACTGGTCTATGCCTTTGACGCGTCTGCCTGGACCACGGCGATCC encodes:
- a CDS encoding thiosulfate reductase; the encoded protein is MTATKSVFSVCGMCTVRCPIQVDVQDGKAVRIQGNEFSPLKKGLCARGAAGIALEQDPEKPQTPLIRVGERGEGKWRAVSWDEALDYVADRLKGIMAEHGPRSVLWSDRGGPFPDLHQAFMRGIGSPNYCNHDASCARNVQHGAQSVIGVGRKMVAYDLRNAKHIILQTRNIMEAINVAEVNAALDGIAGGAKLTVIDIRGNVSASKADNFFLIRPGTDYGFNLGVIHALIYEGLYNKEYVEQFVDGFEQLKEFVKPYTPEWAAAETGASAEAIVDLARQLSAAAPSVVWHPGWMVARYNDSFQVCRTAYIINALLGSIGAKGGLPFVNAAKEVGRKGLKKLVDLFPKPEEKRADGVGWKYPQFDGGPGLVNLAYDAIVTGEPYPVKAYLCFRHDPLMAMPDPEALKKKWAGLDLLVSITFSWSDTAWNSDVVLPLSTYLARESIIAGKAGLKPQFFVRHRAQEPTFDSRADWEIICGLAKRLGLDPLAFDTIEDLWNYQLQDTGVSIEDFQAKGFVELADKPLYRPMSEITLPTPSGKIEMSSGKWAKVGHDTLPPYASPAHPPQGMFRIAFGRVGVHTQGHTVNNPLLAEQMPENVAWIHTSRAAEMGIADGDMVEVFSVRGESGRIRAFVTDCVHPEALFMVHGFGHKLPVESRAIGKGAADQELMPGGLECWDKGGGCLSMQEHFVGVRKI
- a CDS encoding hydrolase Nlp/P60, with protein sequence MQAGVGGMIFVYQHGSGNMKRLLRSLLLGMWVAVLIGLLSACAGKPLPEIKPDPGLVAVEEEETPLGPALLAEIVLDVPQRASLAVQVSDQSLMAPAKQVALHDLALERFFAPWKQVRASLSAKDISWGVRSFGSKQGYAENLQPYPQDRWVHVVALQDLPTYPSMSASAIIVRNTAMRVLPSNRPFFLDPKRAGEGFPFDYFQNTAVWMGTPVFISHASLDRAWYYVETAFANGWVRSEDVALADGNFCAQYESKAMVALRKDETSLLGQGMFLGQTHIGAIFPLHSRSGQGFMVKVPVRDASGWAKVALAELGYLQASRMPLPLTSRSVAELADAMAGQLYGWGGMFENRDCSSTMRDLFLPFGIWLPRNSSQQAKHGGELVALEGLDVNSKLHVIRTQGVPFASLVWLPGHIGLYLGTDGRGEVLMLHNLWGVRTALPDGGEGRAVVGRLVVSTLRPGEERDDVRRNDFLEKVRGLTLIDTKLPVNDK
- a CDS encoding 4Fe-4S ferredoxin, whose amino-acid sequence is MSNYRMKLDKKRCIHCKACEVHCKVKNNNPVGIKYAVHTSGKPELKDGKIVMKASFRSCYHCDDPACVAACPTEAMVRRESDGLVYVIKELCIGCESCIAACPWNIPVLHEEENIVGKCDYCMDRLDAGMEPACVTACTTHALCLERKK